In one Amaranthus tricolor cultivar Red isolate AtriRed21 chromosome 8, ASM2621246v1, whole genome shotgun sequence genomic region, the following are encoded:
- the LOC130820395 gene encoding dof zinc finger protein DOF3.4 yields MPTEAAERRAVVRAQQMGAPLPPVEQQDPLPCPRCTSLNTKFCYYNNYNFSQPRHFCKACRRYWTHGGTLRDIPIGGGSRKTAKRSRTSSASSATSTSSIGSILEPIPLTQAQAQTQTESQLFVSLPSIGGNGGFTSLLSGGGGGPTSGILALGGFGLGLGLDDVGFELGRGVWAFPHHDVGPYENCGSGNGDVEGGHRGGIQSGGSRSDTWQMESGEVVGFVGADCFTALPELAISTSGNGLK; encoded by the coding sequence ATGCCGACAGAAGCGGCGGAAAGAAGGGCGGTTGTAAGGGCACAACAAATGGGGGCCCCACTACCACCGGTTGAACAACAGGACCCACTTCCATGTCCACGCTGTACTTCACTTAACACCAAATTCTGTTACtataataactataatttttcaCAGCCACGTCACTTTTGTAAGGCTTGCCGTCGTTACTGGACTCACGGTGGGACCCTCCGTGATATCCCCATTGGTGGTGGATCTCGCAAAACCGCTAAACGCTCTCGTACATCTTCTGCTTCTTCTGCCACGTCGACTTCTTCTATCGGGTCGATTCTTGAACCCATACCACTTACTCAGGCCCAAGCCCAAACCCAAACCGAATCCCAATTGTTTGTTTCTCTCCCTTCGATTGGGGGTAATGGTGGGTTTACGTCGTTATtgagtggtggtggtggtgggccCACATCAGGGATTTTAGCTTTAGGTGGGTTTGGACTCGGGTTAGGGCTTGATGATGTTGGGTTTGAGCTTGGACGTGGAGTGTGGGCTTTCCCTCATCATGATGTTGGCCCGTATGAAAACTGTGGTTCTGGTAATGGTGACGTGGAAGGCGGTCATCGCGGCGGAATTCAAAGTGGAGGAAGTAGGAGTGACACGTGGCAAATGGAGAGTGGTGAAGTAGTTGGGTTTGTTGGTGCTGATTGCTTCACTGCTTTACCTGAACTTGCTATTTCCACCTCAGGCAATGGTCTCAAGTGa